A window of Desulfobacterales bacterium contains these coding sequences:
- the scpB gene encoding SMC-Scp complex subunit ScpB: MQSSSTNPAADNPDTASLQSIIESLLFVSEGPLSVDQIKKAVPETGTEQIKAALTALKEEFENRNGGFALHEVAGGFQFRTRPESKPYIQRLFQPSPARLSKAALETLAIIAYRQPVMRSEIEHIRGVNSGNTIRLLLDRKLIRILGRREIPGRPMVYATTQKFLETFDLKDLKDLPTPREIDDLQTPAKPNEQALPFKPDANDPADTDTNSENNS; encoded by the coding sequence ATGCAAAGCTCATCGACTAATCCGGCGGCGGATAACCCGGATACGGCTTCACTCCAATCGATCATAGAAAGCCTCCTGTTTGTCTCAGAAGGGCCGTTGAGCGTGGATCAAATCAAAAAGGCGGTGCCCGAAACCGGCACCGAGCAGATAAAAGCTGCACTGACAGCCCTGAAAGAGGAATTTGAAAACAGAAACGGCGGGTTCGCGCTCCATGAGGTGGCCGGGGGCTTCCAGTTCAGAACCCGCCCTGAGTCCAAGCCATACATCCAGCGACTGTTTCAGCCCTCCCCGGCCAGACTCAGTAAGGCCGCCCTGGAGACCCTGGCGATTATCGCCTACCGGCAGCCGGTGATGCGCAGTGAGATCGAGCACATCCGGGGCGTTAATTCAGGAAACACCATCCGCCTGCTGCTGGACCGCAAACTCATCCGGATTCTGGGAAGACGGGAAATTCCCGGTCGCCCCATGGTTTACGCCACCACGCAAAAATTCCTTGAAACATTTGATTTAAAAGACTTAAAGGATCTTCCCACCCCCAGGGAAATCGATGACCTCCAGACGCCCGCCAAACCCAACGAACAGGCCCTGCCGTTTAAGCCCGATGCCAATGATCCGGCCGATACTGACACCAACTCCGAAAATAATTCTTGA
- a CDS encoding Hsp20/alpha crystallin family protein gives MDYIKIRLADDFDRLGAKFQKTINDMFHSMGPMYSFSKNTWYPPLDIFETQTEIIVIAEMAGVNKEDLELEINSRAIRMAGRRIGVPPAENGKYRLAEIQYGNFERVLYLPAAIDTDSVNAIYKKGLLYIRVNKLTQKSRHNVPINDE, from the coding sequence ATGGATTACATCAAAATCCGACTGGCAGATGATTTTGATCGTTTAGGGGCAAAATTCCAAAAAACCATCAACGACATGTTTCACTCGATGGGCCCTATGTACTCGTTTTCCAAAAATACATGGTATCCGCCGCTGGATATCTTTGAAACGCAAACTGAAATCATTGTGATTGCCGAAATGGCCGGGGTTAATAAAGAGGATCTGGAGCTTGAGATAAACTCGCGGGCCATCCGCATGGCCGGCCGAAGAATCGGCGTGCCGCCGGCGGAAAACGGCAAATACCGTCTGGCTGAAATTCAGTACGGCAATTTTGAGCGCGTACTCTATCTGCCGGCTGCGATTGATACGGATTCAGTTAATGCCATATACAAAAAAGGGCTGCTCTATATTCGGGTCAACAAGTTGACCCAGAAGTCCCGGCATAACGTCCCCATCAATGATGAATGA
- the lon gene encoding endopeptidase La: MTQDAEQQGYSPEKIPDIIPVIPLYDVVLFPKMVLPLIVMQESSIQLIDEAMSKDRIIGAITSNVKEAKSEYQPEDLYTYGTSAVILKMAKAEDNKAQLILQGLGRFQIDEYTQHNPYFKARIASLMPEWEKDKETEALMANLTNQYARVVELSSGLTQELITMAKSLEEPDTLADMVTSTINSTTQEKQKILEILDVKERLKKVTQLVNYQLEILEIGNKIQSQVKGDMEKQQREYYLRQQLKAIKEELGETDETTAEMEEYREKIQEKNLPEAAAKEAERELNRLSRMHPSSAEYTVALTYLDWLIALPWNEQTEDHLDLDKARKILDRDHYGLEKAKKRILEYLAVRKLNPNIKGPILCFVGPPGTGKTSLGHSIARALGRKFIRISLGGVRDEAEIRGHRRTYVGAMPGRIIQGLRRAGTKNPVFMLDEIDKVGSDFRGDPSSALLEVLDPEQNNTFEDHYLDVPYDLSSVMFITTANILDTIPPALRDRMEVLRLSGYPVEDKIKIASRYLVPRQREANGLKSDQIHFTRGAIKQIITGYTREAGLRNLEREIATVCRGVASQVASGEAEYVKIDVKNIPDYLGPVQFTQEEMKKRVSTPGVVMGLAWTEAGGDILFIEATAMKGKGNLTLTGQLGEVMKESAQAALSYLRSNAKSLGIDETYFQEYDLHIHIPAGAIPKDGPSAGVTLLTALASILTNTTTYKDLAMTGEITLRGQVMPVGGIKEKVLAAHRAGIKSIILPKWNEKDLEDVPENVKSAIQFHFVEKMRNVLKIALNK; this comes from the coding sequence ATGACACAAGACGCTGAGCAGCAAGGATATTCACCAGAAAAAATACCGGACATAATTCCCGTAATCCCTTTGTATGATGTTGTTTTATTTCCGAAAATGGTGCTTCCGCTGATTGTCATGCAGGAGTCCTCAATTCAGCTGATCGACGAGGCCATGTCCAAGGACCGGATCATCGGCGCCATCACCTCAAACGTAAAGGAAGCCAAGTCCGAATATCAGCCGGAAGACCTTTATACATACGGCACCAGCGCCGTAATCCTTAAAATGGCCAAAGCCGAGGATAACAAGGCGCAGCTGATTCTGCAGGGATTGGGTCGGTTTCAAATCGATGAATACACCCAGCATAATCCCTATTTCAAGGCCCGGATTGCCTCCCTGATGCCGGAATGGGAAAAAGACAAGGAAACAGAAGCCCTGATGGCGAACCTGACCAATCAGTATGCGCGGGTCGTTGAGCTTTCCTCCGGGCTGACCCAGGAGCTGATCACCATGGCCAAATCCCTGGAAGAACCGGATACCCTGGCGGATATGGTCACCTCCACCATCAATTCCACCACCCAGGAAAAACAGAAGATCCTCGAAATTTTAGATGTCAAGGAGAGGCTCAAAAAGGTGACCCAGCTGGTCAACTACCAGCTGGAAATCCTTGAAATCGGCAATAAAATTCAGTCCCAGGTCAAGGGGGATATGGAAAAACAGCAGCGCGAGTACTATCTTCGCCAGCAGCTGAAAGCCATCAAGGAGGAACTCGGGGAAACCGACGAAACCACCGCCGAGATGGAAGAGTACCGCGAAAAAATCCAGGAAAAAAATCTGCCCGAGGCCGCAGCCAAGGAGGCGGAACGGGAGCTGAACCGATTGTCCCGGATGCATCCCTCGTCCGCGGAATACACCGTGGCCTTGACCTATCTGGACTGGCTGATCGCCCTTCCCTGGAACGAACAGACAGAGGACCACTTAGACCTTGACAAAGCCCGAAAAATCCTGGACCGGGATCACTACGGCCTGGAAAAAGCCAAAAAGCGAATCCTTGAATATCTCGCGGTCCGAAAATTAAATCCGAATATCAAGGGACCGATCCTCTGCTTTGTGGGCCCGCCGGGCACCGGCAAAACCTCTTTGGGCCACTCCATCGCCCGGGCGCTGGGCCGCAAATTCATCCGCATTTCCCTGGGCGGTGTCCGGGACGAGGCGGAAATCAGGGGGCACCGGCGGACTTACGTAGGTGCCATGCCGGGCCGTATTATTCAGGGCCTGCGCCGCGCCGGTACCAAAAACCCGGTATTCATGCTCGATGAAATCGACAAGGTAGGCAGTGATTTCCGGGGCGACCCCTCTTCCGCATTGCTTGAGGTGCTGGACCCGGAGCAGAACAATACGTTTGAGGACCATTACCTGGATGTCCCCTATGATCTGTCCTCAGTGATGTTTATCACCACAGCAAATATTCTGGACACGATCCCGCCGGCCCTTCGCGACCGGATGGAGGTCCTGCGCCTGTCCGGCTATCCCGTGGAGGATAAGATAAAAATCGCCTCCAGATATCTGGTCCCCCGGCAGCGGGAGGCCAACGGATTGAAATCCGATCAGATTCATTTCACCCGGGGCGCCATCAAACAGATTATCACCGGGTATACCCGTGAGGCGGGGCTTAGAAATCTGGAACGGGAAATCGCCACGGTCTGCCGCGGCGTGGCCAGCCAGGTCGCCTCCGGGGAGGCGGAATATGTTAAAATTGATGTCAAAAATATTCCGGATTATCTGGGCCCGGTCCAATTTACCCAGGAGGAAATGAAAAAACGCGTTTCCACCCCCGGTGTGGTCATGGGCCTTGCCTGGACCGAGGCGGGCGGGGATATCCTGTTTATTGAGGCCACGGCCATGAAAGGCAAAGGCAACCTCACGCTTACCGGGCAGCTGGGCGAGGTCATGAAAGAGTCCGCCCAGGCGGCCTTAAGCTACCTGCGAAGCAATGCCAAATCCCTGGGCATTGATGAAACCTATTTTCAGGAATATGATCTGCACATTCACATTCCGGCAGGCGCCATTCCCAAAGACGGCCCCTCCGCGGGCGTTACCCTGCTGACGGCGCTTGCCTCGATTTTAACCAACACCACTACTTATAAGGATCTGGCCATGACCGGTGAGATCACCCTGCGCGGCCAGGTCATGCCGGTTGGCGGGATTAAGGAAAAGGTGCTGGCCGCCCACCGGGCGGGCATCAAAAGCATCATCCTGCCCAAATGGAATGAAAAAGACCTGGAGGATGTGCCGGAGAATGTCAAAAGCGCGATTCAGTTCCATTTTGTGGAAAAGATGCGCAATGTGCTCAAAATTGCCCTGAACAAATAG
- the gmhB gene encoding D-glycero-beta-D-manno-heptose 1,7-bisphosphate 7-phosphatase, producing the protein MLKHSVFLDRDGVINRDSPDYIKSWAEFEFIPGSLDAIRDLTRAGCPIFIISNQSAVGRKYMDQAELDRITQNMARRILEHSGRLTDIFYCPHQPADHCACRKPKPGLIFKACERYGIDLSTAVMVGDSPKDIQCARNAGCGAAVLVKTGCHKIDPEALRQNNHQPDYIAADLREAAAWIIQRLPDNSFSL; encoded by the coding sequence ATGCTTAAACATTCGGTATTCTTAGACCGCGATGGCGTCATTAACCGGGATTCCCCGGATTATATCAAATCCTGGGCGGAATTCGAATTCATCCCCGGAAGCCTGGACGCCATTAGGGACTTAACCCGCGCGGGCTGCCCCATTTTCATCATTTCCAACCAGTCCGCGGTGGGCAGAAAATATATGGACCAAGCGGAACTGGACCGCATCACCCAAAACATGGCCCGGCGTATTTTAGAGCACAGCGGGCGGTTAACCGATATTTTTTACTGCCCCCATCAGCCGGCGGATCACTGTGCCTGCAGAAAACCCAAGCCCGGCTTGATTTTTAAGGCCTGCGAACGATACGGCATTGACCTTTCTACCGCGGTCATGGTGGGCGACAGCCCGAAGGATATCCAATGCGCCAGAAATGCCGGCTGCGGCGCCGCCGTTCTGGTAAAGACCGGGTGTCATAAAATTGATCCGGAAGCGCTTCGCCAAAACAATCACCAGCCGGATTACATTGCAGCAGATCTGCGAGAGGCGGCCGCATGGATCATTCAGCGCCTGCCGGATAATTCTTTTTCCCTATGA
- a CDS encoding ATP-dependent RecD-like DNA helicase has protein sequence MSKLDGRIHHITYHNAENRFTVARLILDQSRTPVTVVGPMPSPVAGENVRLTGHWTTHPRYGEQFRIETIESRLPATIEGIKDYLTAGVIKGIGRATAESIVKTFGTDTFNIIETAPEKLTAVEGIGAAKANAIYEQWQAMQAFRQIMAYLEQNGVSGVYAEKIFNLYGPAAIDIIRESPYRLCEDIRGIGFAIADRIAISEGIAPETPERATACVRHLLQEAAGKGHVFLLEDDLLDHAQRLFEIEREDIRAAIHALTDADEVVVDALPEAEASRRIYPKGLFEAEAAIAARVSALLALPVAPLPMTADQLLERILSSLLVELTPEQRNALETILTHRVVIITGGPGTGKTTLIRAISAVFRQLGKRICLAAPTGRAARRLSEMSHIPAHTIHKLLEYNLADNFFGRDQDKPIDADAIIIDEASMVDAPLMHHLLNAVSLSSRLIIVGDAFQLPPVGPGNILADLINSGILPVCQLTEIFRQAAESRITLNAHRVRNGEFPEFPENDPFDAAATENGDFFFLAEQDPEAIANTICRLCTEVLPKSFGIDPLKSIQVLSPMHKGVAGTINLNQKLQAALNTGNPPIPGTGFRTGDKVMNLRNNYQKEVYNGDIGTIIGASPANSELTIDFYGRQVEYAMDETGDLTLGYAISVHKSQGSEYPVVILPLITRHYIMLQRNLLYTAITRAQSLVFLLGSQKALSIALGNNKPEMRLSGLRERLSALAAK, from the coding sequence ATGAGCAAACTCGACGGCCGGATTCATCACATCACCTATCACAATGCCGAAAACCGCTTTACGGTGGCACGGCTTATCTTGGATCAATCCCGGACGCCGGTCACCGTGGTCGGCCCCATGCCTTCGCCTGTGGCCGGAGAAAATGTCCGGCTCACCGGCCATTGGACCACACACCCCAGATACGGAGAGCAGTTTCGCATTGAAACCATAGAATCGCGGCTTCCCGCCACCATCGAGGGCATCAAAGATTACCTCACCGCCGGTGTGATAAAAGGCATCGGCCGGGCCACTGCGGAAAGCATTGTTAAAACATTCGGGACCGACACCTTTAACATCATTGAGACCGCGCCGGAAAAATTAACGGCGGTCGAGGGGATCGGCGCGGCCAAGGCCAACGCCATATACGAACAATGGCAGGCCATGCAGGCATTCCGCCAAATCATGGCCTATCTCGAACAAAACGGGGTAAGCGGCGTGTATGCCGAAAAAATATTCAATCTTTACGGCCCCGCTGCCATAGACATCATCCGGGAATCACCCTATCGGCTTTGCGAGGATATCCGCGGAATCGGATTTGCCATTGCGGACCGTATCGCCATCAGCGAAGGCATAGCCCCGGAAACACCGGAGCGGGCAACAGCCTGCGTGCGCCACCTGCTGCAGGAGGCCGCGGGCAAGGGCCATGTGTTTCTGCTTGAGGACGACCTTTTGGACCACGCCCAGCGGCTTTTTGAAATCGAAAGGGAAGATATCCGGGCGGCCATCCATGCGCTGACAGATGCAGATGAAGTGGTGGTCGACGCCCTTCCGGAAGCAGAAGCCAGCCGGCGGATTTATCCGAAAGGTTTATTTGAGGCAGAAGCCGCCATTGCCGCCCGAGTATCCGCCCTGCTCGCTTTACCGGTGGCGCCTTTACCAATGACCGCGGATCAGCTGCTCGAGCGCATTCTCTCCTCGCTTCTGGTTGAGCTGACCCCGGAGCAGCGCAATGCCCTTGAAACAATTCTGACCCATCGCGTGGTCATTATTACCGGCGGGCCGGGCACCGGCAAGACCACCCTGATCCGCGCGATTTCCGCGGTTTTCAGGCAGCTCGGCAAGCGGATCTGTTTGGCCGCGCCCACCGGCCGGGCAGCCAGGCGCCTCTCTGAGATGAGCCATATCCCCGCCCATACGATCCACAAACTCCTGGAATATAATTTAGCGGACAACTTTTTCGGCCGCGATCAGGATAAGCCGATTGATGCGGATGCCATCATCATTGATGAAGCCTCCATGGTGGATGCGCCGCTCATGCATCACCTTTTAAACGCGGTCTCCCTTTCCAGCCGGCTCATCATTGTGGGGGATGCGTTTCAGCTCCCGCCTGTTGGCCCCGGCAATATTCTGGCGGATCTCATCAATTCCGGGATCCTCCCGGTCTGCCAGCTGACCGAAATTTTTCGGCAGGCCGCGGAAAGCCGGATTACCTTAAACGCCCATCGGGTGAGAAACGGGGAGTTCCCGGAATTCCCGGAAAACGACCCGTTTGATGCGGCAGCCACCGAAAACGGGGATTTTTTCTTTCTGGCAGAACAGGATCCAGAGGCCATTGCAAACACCATCTGCCGTCTTTGTACCGAGGTGTTGCCCAAGTCCTTTGGCATTGATCCGCTAAAATCCATTCAGGTGCTCTCGCCTATGCATAAGGGCGTGGCGGGCACCATCAACTTAAACCAGAAGCTCCAGGCCGCTTTGAATACCGGAAACCCTCCGATCCCCGGTACCGGCTTCCGGACCGGAGACAAGGTCATGAATCTTAGAAACAATTACCAGAAAGAGGTGTATAACGGGGATATCGGCACGATTATAGGCGCCTCGCCCGCCAATTCAGAATTAACCATCGATTTTTACGGCCGGCAGGTTGAATACGCCATGGATGAGACCGGAGACTTAACCCTCGGCTATGCCATCTCGGTGCACAAATCCCAGGGCTCAGAATATCCCGTGGTCATCCTTCCCCTGATTACCCGCCACTATATCATGCTCCAGCGCAATCTTCTCTATACCGCCATTACCCGGGCGCAATCCCTGGTCTTTCTGCTGGGCAGCCAAAAGGCCCTGTCCATCGCCCTTGGCAACAACAAGCCGGAAATGCGCCTGTCCGGCTTAAGGGAGCGGCTAAGCGCGCTCGCAGCGAAATGA
- a CDS encoding TIGR04211 family SH3 domain-containing protein: MRILIGVFVSLLIVAAPAGAATKYVDDLHQITVRKGPGIKYRVMETVSSGTKFEALKTENGWTRVRLSDNREGWVISRYLTDAVPDSKKYETLKAKYDPLEKQVKELQAENSTLRSDNQLLSQKIAQTQDKLAEIRTEYEALKEASADVLKLKNENESLARQIEEKNQKIASLEAKISDAFLSEALKWFLIGAGVLLVGIILGASGKRKRSSLL; the protein is encoded by the coding sequence ATGCGAATTCTTATCGGCGTTTTTGTCAGCCTGCTCATCGTTGCCGCACCGGCAGGCGCCGCAACCAAATACGTGGATGACCTCCACCAAATAACCGTGCGAAAGGGCCCCGGCATCAAGTACCGGGTTATGGAAACCGTATCCTCAGGCACCAAATTTGAGGCCCTTAAAACCGAGAACGGCTGGACACGGGTCCGGCTTTCAGACAACCGGGAAGGCTGGGTGATCAGCCGCTATTTAACCGATGCCGTACCGGACAGCAAAAAGTATGAAACCCTTAAGGCCAAATACGATCCGCTGGAAAAACAGGTCAAGGAACTTCAAGCGGAAAACAGCACCCTGCGCTCAGACAATCAGCTTCTTTCCCAGAAGATTGCCCAGACCCAGGATAAGCTGGCAGAAATCCGCACCGAGTACGAGGCGCTGAAGGAAGCCTCAGCAGATGTATTAAAACTCAAAAACGAAAACGAGAGCCTCGCCCGCCAGATTGAAGAAAAAAATCAAAAAATTGCATCCCTTGAAGCTAAAATATCCGACGCCTTTCTCTCTGAAGCCCTCAAATGGTTTCTGATCGGCGCAGGCGTTTTGCTTGTGGGGATCATTCTTGGCGCCAGCGGCAAACGTAAACGATCATCCCTGTTATAA
- the nadB gene encoding L-aspartate oxidase, which yields MEYHSDFLVIGSGLAGLLFAIKTADHGRVHLITKRNMQESNTAYAQGGIASVFGQEDSFDLHISDTLASGDGLCHEDVVQMVVRQAPERIRELINLGVEFNRDNSQASGLHLDLSREGGHSQNRIVHAADLTGLAVEKALIEKAKQHPNIRIFENHIAIDLITRSTRLKRGLIITTHEDYCYGAYVLDRFSLEIHTFCAKNVVLATGGAGKVYSYTSNPDIASGDGIAMAYRAGAIVANLEFVQFHPTCLFHPAAKNFLISEAVRGEGGVLLNASGDRFMEKYTPLKELACRDVVARAIDSELKKRGDDSVFLDISHKPADYIQSRFPNLYQKCLKFGIDMTTEPIPVVPAAHYMCGGVVTDIYGRTNIQQLFAIGETGCTGLHGANRLASNSLLEALIYANQAALKTVEELDSIEYETLPEIPPWDDLGTLDSDEAIMVSHTWDEIRRFMWNYVGIVRSDKRLARAQRRIEMVQSEIEEYYWNFKVTPDMIELRNIALVAELIIRCAKHRKESRGLHYNIAYPEKNDLRWKKDTVLRRPFVS from the coding sequence ATGGAATACCATTCTGACTTTCTGGTTATCGGCTCCGGCTTAGCCGGCCTGCTTTTCGCCATCAAGACCGCGGATCATGGCCGGGTCCATCTCATCACAAAAAGAAATATGCAGGAGAGCAACACCGCTTACGCGCAGGGCGGGATTGCCTCTGTTTTCGGCCAGGAGGACTCCTTTGACCTGCATATTTCAGATACCCTGGCCTCCGGCGACGGCCTGTGCCATGAGGACGTGGTGCAAATGGTGGTCAGGCAGGCGCCTGAACGGATCCGGGAGCTGATCAATCTGGGGGTTGAATTTAACCGGGACAACTCCCAGGCCAGCGGGCTGCACCTGGATTTGAGCCGGGAGGGCGGGCATTCGCAGAACCGGATCGTCCATGCAGCGGATCTCACGGGTCTTGCGGTTGAAAAGGCGCTGATCGAAAAGGCCAAACAGCACCCCAACATCCGCATATTTGAAAACCATATCGCCATTGACCTCATTACCCGCTCCACCCGGTTAAAACGGGGGCTCATCATCACCACCCATGAGGACTACTGCTATGGTGCCTACGTGCTGGATCGCTTTTCCCTGGAAATTCATACATTCTGTGCCAAAAATGTGGTGCTGGCCACCGGCGGGGCCGGAAAAGTCTATTCGTATACGAGCAACCCGGATATCGCCTCCGGCGACGGCATCGCCATGGCCTACCGGGCGGGCGCCATCGTGGCCAACCTGGAATTCGTCCAGTTTCACCCCACCTGCCTGTTTCATCCGGCGGCCAAAAACTTTCTGATCTCCGAGGCGGTGCGGGGCGAAGGCGGCGTTCTGTTAAATGCGTCAGGGGATCGCTTCATGGAGAAATACACCCCGCTAAAGGAACTGGCCTGCAGGGATGTGGTGGCCCGGGCCATTGACTCGGAATTAAAGAAACGGGGGGATGACTCGGTTTTTCTGGATATCTCCCATAAGCCGGCGGATTACATTCAAAGCCGGTTTCCCAACCTTTATCAAAAATGCCTGAAATTCGGTATTGACATGACCACGGAGCCCATTCCGGTGGTGCCGGCGGCGCATTACATGTGTGGCGGGGTGGTGACCGATATTTACGGGCGAACAAACATCCAGCAGCTTTTTGCCATTGGAGAGACCGGCTGCACCGGCCTTCACGGCGCCAATCGCCTGGCCAGCAACTCCCTTCTAGAGGCCCTGATATACGCCAATCAGGCCGCACTGAAAACGGTTGAAGAACTGGATTCTATTGAATACGAAACGCTGCCCGAAATCCCGCCCTGGGATGATCTGGGCACCCTCGACAGTGACGAAGCCATTATGGTCTCCCATACCTGGGATGAAATCCGGCGATTCATGTGGAATTACGTGGGGATCGTCCGCTCCGACAAACGCCTGGCCAGGGCGCAGCGGCGCATTGAAATGGTGCAGTCAGAAATTGAGGAGTATTACTGGAATTTTAAAGTCACCCCGGACATGATCGAGCTCAGAAATATCGCCCTGGTGGCCGAGCTCATCATCCGCTGCGCCAAACACCGGAAGGAGAGCCGGGGGTTGCATTATAACATCGCCTATCCGGAAAAAAACGACCTGCGCTGGAAAAAAGATACGGTGCTGCGCAGGCCGTTCGTCAGCTAA
- a CDS encoding SDR family NAD(P)-dependent oxidoreductase — protein MQKSILITGASSGIGKAVAHEMGRKGYAVALTAPRQHLVDEIGEDIRARHHPPQIISRALDVTDHGAVFNTVSEIGDFFGRLDIVFANAGIGLGEKVGSGDFEKARKTIEVNLIGAMATVDAAISLFLAQGGGHVVGTSSIAALRGFPRSSSYSASKAGLAIYLEAVRAECLKRNIDVTVLYPGYIDTPLNQMLPSRPFLISVEKGAAIICRLIEKRVKSACVPAYPWAAVGPLLKILPLRMIAKM, from the coding sequence ATGCAAAAGTCGATTCTGATCACCGGGGCTTCTTCCGGTATTGGTAAGGCCGTTGCCCATGAAATGGGGCGAAAAGGCTACGCCGTGGCCCTGACGGCGCCGCGGCAGCATCTTGTTGATGAGATCGGAGAAGATATTAGGGCCCGACATCATCCCCCGCAAATCATTTCGCGGGCCCTGGATGTGACCGATCATGGTGCGGTGTTCAATACGGTATCCGAAATCGGGGATTTTTTCGGCCGCCTGGATATCGTCTTTGCCAATGCCGGCATCGGGCTGGGGGAAAAGGTAGGAAGCGGCGATTTTGAAAAGGCCCGTAAGACAATTGAGGTTAATCTGATCGGTGCCATGGCCACGGTGGACGCCGCGATCAGTCTTTTTTTGGCTCAGGGCGGCGGCCACGTGGTGGGGACGAGTTCGATCGCCGCCCTGCGCGGTTTTCCCCGAAGCTCTTCATACAGTGCGTCAAAGGCCGGGCTGGCCATCTATCTGGAGGCGGTCCGGGCGGAATGCCTTAAGAGAAATATCGATGTCACCGTCCTGTATCCGGGCTATATTGACACTCCGCTCAATCAAATGCTGCCCAGCCGCCCCTTTCTGATATCCGTGGAAAAAGGGGCGGCCATTATTTGCCGGCTGATTGAGAAGCGGGTCAAATCCGCCTGCGTGCCGGCCTATCCATGGGCCGCGGTCGGTCCGCTGCTTAAAATTCTCCCTCTTCGGATGATCGCAAAAATGTAG
- the proV gene encoding glycine betaine/L-proline ABC transporter ATP-binding protein ProV yields MATNGNNAQERLRVENAFKIFGGDPQPAFELIKQGKKKDEIYKQTGLTIGVHDASFEVYAGEVFVIMGLSGSGKSTLVRLLNRLIEPTSGKIIVEGQDITQMDKNELIQMRRDYMSMVFQSFALMPHLTVLENAAFGLEVMKIPEKKRKDRAMDALEQVGLSHVANSYPSALSGGMQQRVGLARGLAVDPDIMLMDEAFSALDPLIRTEMQDELLKLQEGSERTVVFISHDLDEAMRIGDRIAIMESGRIVQIGPPEEIMRNPADDYVRAFFRGVDPTNVYKAGDIATTTQVTLPLHKAGLRAVRQRLNEFDREYAYVLRKNREYVGVVSLTKIQAALKDESINSEDISPAFLEGIEPANDDATLQELLPKLTSYECPVPIVNTENKYVGTISRYLFLQTLTREAAEDETGSSYTGSAAAANETEPAPQSQETADAES; encoded by the coding sequence ATGGCAACTAATGGGAACAATGCGCAAGAGCGGCTGCGGGTGGAGAACGCCTTTAAAATTTTTGGCGGCGATCCCCAACCCGCATTTGAGCTCATTAAGCAAGGGAAAAAAAAGGATGAGATCTATAAACAGACCGGCCTGACCATCGGGGTCCACGATGCGAGCTTCGAAGTCTATGCCGGTGAAGTCTTTGTGATCATGGGGCTTTCCGGCTCCGGCAAATCCACCCTGGTGCGGCTGTTAAACCGGCTGATTGAGCCGACCTCCGGAAAAATTATTGTCGAGGGCCAGGATATCACCCAAATGGACAAAAATGAACTCATCCAGATGCGGCGGGATTACATGAGCATGGTATTTCAATCCTTTGCACTCATGCCCCATTTAACGGTGCTTGAAAATGCCGCTTTTGGCCTGGAGGTAATGAAAATCCCTGAAAAAAAAAGAAAAGACCGGGCCATGGATGCCCTCGAACAGGTGGGTTTAAGCCATGTGGCAAACAGTTATCCGAGCGCATTGTCCGGCGGCATGCAGCAGCGCGTAGGGCTTGCCCGGGGCCTTGCTGTGGATCCGGATATCATGCTGATGGATGAGGCGTTTTCAGCGCTTGACCCCTTGATCCGGACAGAAATGCAGGATGAACTACTGAAACTGCAGGAAGGCAGCGAACGGACGGTGGTTTTTATCTCCCATGACCTGGATGAAGCCATGCGCATCGGTGATCGGATCGCGATTATGGAGTCCGGCCGGATTGTCCAGATCGGTCCGCCTGAAGAAATTATGAGAAACCCGGCAGATGACTATGTCCGGGCATTCTTCAGGGGCGTTGACCCCACCAATGTTTACAAAGCGGGCGACATCGCCACGACGACCCAGGTCACTTTACCGCTGCATAAAGCCGGCCTCCGGGCGGTCCGCCAGCGGCTGAATGAATTTGACCGCGAATATGCCTATGTACTCCGCAAAAACCGGGAATACGTTGGCGTCGTATCACTCACCAAAATCCAGGCAGCCCTAAAAGACGAATCCATCAATTCAGAAGATATTTCCCCGGCCTTCTTAGAGGGGATCGAGCCGGCCAATGATGATGCGACCCTGCAGGAACTTCTGCCGAAACTGACCTCCTATGAATGCCCCGTGCCGATCGTTAACACGGAAAACAAATATGTCGGCACGATATCCAGATACCTGTTCCTGCAGACACTAACCCGGGAGGCGGCGGAGGATGAAACCGGGAGTTCGTATACCGGGTCAGCGGCTGCAGCGAATGAGACGGAACCCGCGCCCCAGTCCCAGGAAACCGCGGACGCCGAGAGCTAA